The Bacteroidetes Order II. bacterium genome includes a window with the following:
- a CDS encoding DUF2480 family protein: MEIINRVAQSALEVYNLESLWDGKPVVVFDLAKYLHKGLMLREMPFREVMATTDWATYDEVHVAITCSTAAILPRWAYMLVVSFLEGHAASVAFGSETDLVRNHFVRALEKEDWSRFTGVPVVLKGCNSPIVPLDAYLLATRYLQQYAKKIMYGEPCSAVPIWRKPKAIASVLT, translated from the coding sequence ATGGAAATAATCAACCGCGTGGCCCAAAGCGCACTCGAAGTGTATAACCTGGAATCTTTGTGGGATGGCAAGCCTGTTGTTGTCTTTGACTTGGCCAAATATCTTCACAAAGGTTTGATGTTACGCGAGATGCCGTTTCGGGAAGTGATGGCTACAACCGATTGGGCAACATATGATGAAGTACATGTGGCCATTACGTGTAGCACGGCGGCCATTCTCCCGCGATGGGCGTATATGCTTGTGGTTTCTTTTTTGGAAGGACATGCAGCTTCGGTGGCATTTGGAAGTGAGACGGATTTGGTGCGCAACCATTTTGTGCGGGCATTAGAAAAGGAAGACTGGTCTCGGTTTACTGGCGTTCCCGTGGTGCTAAAAGGCTGTAATAGTCCCATTGTGCCTTTAGATGCGTATTTACTTGCCACCCGCTACCTTCAGCAATATGCCAAAAAAATCATGTATGGCGAACCCTGTTCTGCTGTTCCTATTTGGCGGAAACCAAAAGCTATCGCCTCCGTCTTGACATAA
- a CDS encoding DUF3299 domain-containing protein codes for MRKFFFLMGAMFTLPLFSNAQQTLSWDTLAKVESKWQNNKYVTVFKPEVKALNGKRIKIQGFMIPLEMGEKHKHFIIAARPAHCYFEAPGGKEMIEIFTPSAADYEFTPITITGTIEVLENDKFGMYYRIKNAKVGG; via the coding sequence ATGCGTAAATTTTTCTTCCTTATGGGTGCGATGTTCACCCTCCCCCTTTTTTCAAATGCCCAACAGACCCTTTCTTGGGACACCCTTGCGAAGGTAGAATCTAAGTGGCAAAACAACAAATATGTTACGGTGTTTAAGCCAGAAGTCAAGGCATTAAACGGTAAACGCATTAAAATACAAGGCTTTATGATCCCCTTAGAAATGGGTGAAAAACACAAGCACTTTATTATTGCGGCCCGTCCGGCACACTGTTATTTTGAGGCACCCGGTGGCAAGGAAATGATTGAAATTTTTACGCCCTCCGCCGCCGACTACGAGTTTACACCCATTACCATCACCGGAACCATCGAGGTCTTGGAGAATGACAAGTTTGGGATGTACTACCGTATCAAAAATGCCAAAGTAGGGGGCTGA